CGCCCAATTTCACACGTTCTCTGGCTCAACGATTGAATACATTCAGTCCACTGCATGTGGTTGAAGCTGAAGAGGGCATGGTTCTGAAAAAAGGAACCGCCTATATAGCACCCGGCGGATTCCATGTGAAAGTTAACAAAACAGCAGATGGGAAGTTTATCGTGAAGTTGACTGAAGATCAACCAGTGAATGGACATAGACCTTCAGTGGATACGATGTTTGAGTCACTTCTGCCGTTTACATCTTTACAAAGGCATCTTGTTTTGCTAACGGGAATGGGAAGTGATGGAGCACGTATGATGAAGAGATTATACGAAGCTGGAGTTACATCAACCTTTGCCGAGAATGAAGAAACATGTGTTGTATATGGTATGCCGCGTTCTGCTGTAGAGCTGCAATGCGTTCGTCATCTTCTGCCATTGCAGGAGATTGCTTCTAAACTTGTTCAAGCAGTGAAATAACGGAGTGTAACTCACGGAGGAGGTGCCTCACAATGGACATGAACCAATATTTATCCATGTTTATTGATGAGTCTAATGATCATCTGCAATCGCTTAACGAAAACATGCTTCAACTTGAAGGCAATCCGGAAGACCTGGGCATAGTTCAGGTTATATTCCGCTCCGCTCATACCTTGAAGGGTATGGCAGCAACTATGGGCTTTGAAGATTTGGCATCACTGACACATAAAATGGAAAATGTGTTGGATCTGGTTCGTAATGAGAAGTTGAAAATGCAGGATTACATTTTTGATACCATGTTCAAGAGTCTGGACGCTTTGGAAACCATGGTTCAGGATATTACCGAAGGTGGACAAGGTAAAGCAGATGTGTCGTCAATTGTAGCTTCACTTCAAGCCATTGAAAATGGTGAAATGACAAACGGAAATGGACCTGCTGCAGAAACAAACAAGCCGGCTAACGCTTCAATCTCTTCGGCTGTGGAACTGGATGAATTCCAATATTCAGTGCTGGATCAGTCGATCGCCGAAGGTCATCGTGTGTTCTACGTGGATGTGCTTGTTAGCGAGCATAGCCAGTTAAAAGGTGTACGGGCTTATATGGTCTTTGATATGCTGGAACGTTCAGGTGAAGTCGTTAAGGCTTACCCATCCGTTCAGGATATTGAGCAGGAGAAGTTTGAGCGCAGTTTCTCGTTGTATTACATAACAACTAAAGAGGCGCACGAACTGGAAGAAGGCATCATGAGTATCTCTGAAATTGAAAGTGCAAAGCTCATTCAACTGGATCAGGAGACTCTTCAGCAGATGGCCAATCAGGTAGCAGCTACAGTTGAAGCGCCACCCGCACCAACAGCTGTAGTTGAGGTTGCTTCGCCGGATAAGAATTCTGTACCCAAAGAAGAAACCACAACGGCACCAGCTAAAACAGCTGCACCGAAGCAAGCTGCTGCACCTTCACGTACCATTCGTGTGGATATTGAACGTCTCGACGTATTGATGAACCTGTTCAGTGAATTGTTGATTGACCGTTCACGTCTGGAGCAACTGGCCAGTGAAACAGGCAACAATGATTTATCCGATACAGTAGCTCATTTAAGTCGAGTTAGCACAGATTTGCAAAATATTGTATTGAAATTGCGGATGGTTCCGGTAGATACCGTATTTAATCGATTCCCGCGTATGATCCGTGATCTGGCTAAGACACTTGATAAAAAAATCGATCTGGTGATTACAGGTGCTGAGACGGAACTGGATCGTACGGTAATTGATGAGATTGGTGATCCGCTTGTGCATTTACTGCGTAACGCGGTTGACCATGGTGTGGAATCCATTACAGAGCGTGTAGCTGCAGGTAAACCAGAGATGGGTACAGTAAACCTGCGTGCCTTCCACAGTGGAAATCACGTATTTATCGAAATTGAAGATGATGGTAAAGGTATCTATCGCGACAAGCTTTTGAAAACCGCGATCAAACGTGGTGTTGTAACCGAAGAACAAGGTGCCAAAATGAGTGATGATGAAGTGAATCAGCTGTTGTTCGCACCTGGTTTTAGTACTGCTGATATTATCTCGGATATCTCTGGCCGGGGCGTTGGCTTGGATGTAGTAAAATCGAAGATCACTTCGCTTGGCGGTAATGTAACGATTCATTCAACTCCAGGCAAAGGCACGAACTTCTCTGTTCAGCTTCCGTTGACACTATCCATTATTGCTGCAATGCTTGTACGACTTGGTTCTGAGAAATATGCTGTTCCGTTGTCTTCCATTGTAGAGACGGCCATTGTACAACGTGAGCAAGTTCGTAATATTCACGGCAATAAAATGATCACGTTCCGTGAGTCACTTATTCCGTACTTGTCTTTGAGCGAAGTATTCTCTGTACCGGATTTCAATGACGCTGATGAGCAAGAAACAGAAATTGTCGTGATTCGCAAAGGCGACCGTCTTGCAGCCGTAGCTGTTGAAGAATTTATTGGACAAAGTGAGATTGTTCTCAAATCAATGGGAACCTATCTTCCTGCTATTGAAGGAATCTCTGGAGCAACCATTCTCGGAGATGGACAAGTAGCCCTGATTCTTGATCCTAATGCATTTATTAAATAAGCATAGAGCTAAGTCTTACATTTAATAGGGAGGTTTTTTACATGGAAGAAGAGTTGAAAGTCATCGTCTTTAAATTGGGTTCCGAAGAGTATGGTATTGAGGTAGACAAGGTTCAGACGATTGAGCGTATGATGCCAATTACCCGTGTTCCCAAGACACTTTCCTTTGTAAAAGGAGTTATTAATCTACGCGGTGTTGTAATTCCGGTCATTGATCTACGCGGTCGTTTCTCCCTTCCGGAAACGGAATACACGGATCAGACTCGTATTGTTATCGTAGGTGTAGACGACATGCAAGTTGGCTTTATCGTAGATTCTGCCAATGATGTTATTGATATCAAGAGCAGTGCGATCGATAGCCCACCAGAAGTGGTTGGCGGCGTCAAAGCGAGATACCTGCGAGGTGTTGCTAAATTGGAAGATTCACGCTTGTTGATCATGCTCAACCTAAACGAAGTATTAAATAAAAGCGAGATTGTACAGCTGGAAAGTGTTGA
This Paenibacillus xylanexedens DNA region includes the following protein-coding sequences:
- a CDS encoding chemotaxis protein CheA produces the protein MDMNQYLSMFIDESNDHLQSLNENMLQLEGNPEDLGIVQVIFRSAHTLKGMAATMGFEDLASLTHKMENVLDLVRNEKLKMQDYIFDTMFKSLDALETMVQDITEGGQGKADVSSIVASLQAIENGEMTNGNGPAAETNKPANASISSAVELDEFQYSVLDQSIAEGHRVFYVDVLVSEHSQLKGVRAYMVFDMLERSGEVVKAYPSVQDIEQEKFERSFSLYYITTKEAHELEEGIMSISEIESAKLIQLDQETLQQMANQVAATVEAPPAPTAVVEVASPDKNSVPKEETTTAPAKTAAPKQAAAPSRTIRVDIERLDVLMNLFSELLIDRSRLEQLASETGNNDLSDTVAHLSRVSTDLQNIVLKLRMVPVDTVFNRFPRMIRDLAKTLDKKIDLVITGAETELDRTVIDEIGDPLVHLLRNAVDHGVESITERVAAGKPEMGTVNLRAFHSGNHVFIEIEDDGKGIYRDKLLKTAIKRGVVTEEQGAKMSDDEVNQLLFAPGFSTADIISDISGRGVGLDVVKSKITSLGGNVTIHSTPGKGTNFSVQLPLTLSIIAAMLVRLGSEKYAVPLSSIVETAIVQREQVRNIHGNKMITFRESLIPYLSLSEVFSVPDFNDADEQETEIVVIRKGDRLAAVAVEEFIGQSEIVLKSMGTYLPAIEGISGATILGDGQVALILDPNAFIK
- a CDS encoding chemotaxis protein CheW; translated protein: MEEELKVIVFKLGSEEYGIEVDKVQTIERMMPITRVPKTLSFVKGVINLRGVVIPVIDLRGRFSLPETEYTDQTRIVIVGVDDMQVGFIVDSANDVIDIKSSAIDSPPEVVGGVKARYLRGVAKLEDSRLLIMLNLNEVLNKSEIVQLESVEG